The DNA window catttataatattaaatatataataatatataaatataattatatatatatatatatatatatatatagtatggaaTAAATATggatttgcaaacatattttctgaggtgtgttttctgaataattttaatgaaatgcagtaacacaattttattcaactttaacctgcaaacctaattacgaactaaaaagaaaccaactaaaaataaatgaaacctaaaagtaactattcaattgaaactaacctgcctaataaagtgcgagtcggactcgtggaccgagggttccatatacatatttataggtatgtaaataacTCATAGATCTACTAAAAGGGAACGatgcttgaagatatttttccattttttcaagtttttttaattttccaatgtaagcagagctctgctcctaagcaaaatgtacgcagtgtggaatcaatttatattggtttattttataaacaaaaataaaaaaatcatgattttcagttttttttaagtttattgtgctataattactatattcatgccaaatttcaagtttctaggactacggactttcaagaaaaaaatacaattcccgtctattccctatcccttgggaattccgaaatatcctaaaaacaatttttagttgttgttataacctacttgcatggtaaatttgaaacccctaataattatagttacggagatagagctactttggttcgaaaatataaatcccatttattccctatcccgtaagaattttgaaaaatcccttcttagtgcacctctaggataatcaaggtatacgtgtgccaaatttcaagtctctaggtccagtggtttagggtgtgcgttgtctgtcagtcacccaatcactcagtaacggaagagttttatatatattgatatatatattttagttacagTATACAGTACAATTTACAAATCAATACTTTCATTGTAAATGCCTGTGATACGCTCATAAATAATCACGTGTCACCGTTCTCTCGAAACGAAATATCTACACAAATCATGTTGAGTTGGACTCACATCCTTTATTCCGTTTAATCtttgtaataaagtttattttcactCCCACCTTTGTATACTTGGAACAGGGTCAGtttcaagtttttaaattaaattaaattgttggtTCACCGTAAGTGCTGGCTTACACGCCTGtggtaaaatacatttaagtgtATAAAAGGCTTATATAAAGCGTCCACGTCACACTGCTACttcctaataatataaaagtattacttttgttaaataaatctttatttaaggttttgttaagaaaataatattttagtatttttagagTTGCATAAGTTGAGATCCTTCTAGtcaataatatatgtgtatagttACATCAGGGTATTAGATGATGTCAGCTCCCAATTACCAAAATGTTACAGTACGAGGGGTGATCCAAAAGTAATGATGCTTTTTTAGGATTTCTACAAGAGCTCCAAACTCCATGTACCCAaggagtgagctagtgtaatttaAGGACTAAGGTATACAAAACATATTGTTACGTTTCATATACCACAGTAAACAGAACATAAGTTGGTTACGTTTTAGCAAGATAAGACTTGTTCATAACTAACAAACTAACGCTAACTTTTCAAACAACCCCATTTCccacatttatttatcaatttgcataatgttttttcttaaaGTAGATAGACAGTTAAAATATGATACTAGGGGAGACTCGTTAATTTGTATATGAACCTTCCATTACTTATAtgtctatgtcctttcttgggatTCAACCTTATAGCATacgtaatttcattaatttcgaTTCAGTGGATTGGTCGTGACAGAGCGATAGACGAACAGACAAATGGACAGGCAGAGCTACTTTTGCATGTATAACctcagtaaatataaatataatcaataaaatattctaaataattacaatttaattcaatcgaCCTGTTTTACCGGTATTCGCACAATGAATAAAGTCCCAAAATAACATAGACTTCTCAATATTACTGTTAAAGTTACGGTAAAGTTAACTAAATGGAAAGGGTATAATAATGAGCCTAGCCCAGTCTGTCCCTGTCTCCCGGGAAATGAgctaaaaacttacattttaaacacaaaGGAAATTATGAAACTAGACATTTGCCATTTGCATATTACGTGTCGAGTCGCGTCAtgctattttaattgttatgaaGCACACCGAAAGTGAAATATAGATTCGccgcattttttttaatttaaagtataattaaatatgtttttacgtATACAAAACAAACCTTAACGGTGCGGAGGGCTCCGTGAGCGGCGTCTTCCGCCCAAACCTTGACGCCGTCCTTTTCGTACTCCAGATTCCATCCATCATCAGAACCAAGAAGATGTTTCAAGGTTTCAAAGTCTGTGTCGTCAGCTACGCGAGCCTCACGCGTCCAACCCGCGCCGCCCATCCGCGCGGCATCACTCGCCGCCAGAACGGATAAACTGCCACCAATTTCTCTGAATAGTCGATCGTACAGCCCACCAACGATACGTTTATTATAGCCTCTATTTACATAACCATACGGGTCATATTTCTTCTCTTGTCTTATCTCGCTGTACGCACATGCGCAATGTTAGGCGCTTTTTTCGACCGCTCGAAAGGTTGATTGTTTGTTCTATATAATGCAAACTGAGAATGGTTTGAAGCGTTTAAGCTCTAAGCGAGTGCTGTCACGAGCCTCATGAGCTCTTTTTTAATTACCTCGCTGTAACCAAACACGGTGAAAATCACGTGAAGCCAgatttttacgtttaattttatttggtacaCAATGTCcctattactataatttaagtttttgttgtaatataatagtaataatagtaaGTTAAGCTtatgctataatatataaaactcacTAGctcatatacaaaataaatgactttatttaactttgtcCTTTTATCTGCTTGTTTGATTGTATTTGCTAACTCACAGAGGAGATTAAACTTTTCCTAATCAATAGATACGGCCTTAAACTAGCGATATTATAGCGATGGGAcgaatatatcaaaacaaaagcttaccaatataattatttagaattgttctaaatattttaatcgttgtTTTTGAGAACCCTGACATAAGATCGTACTCATTACTCAACAACACAACAGGAGTTGgtgtaaattgttttacaaattcgtgaatatatttttgtctaaagtacattacattagaaaatacgtatatattaagaaacaaaagtaaatgttttcattCCATTGAATTTATTCATGAACAAAGTTCTTAGGCTACAGACTGCGTGATTAGCTCtcttttacagaaaaaaatatgtgcAAGTCTTATTTAGTCCAAAGTAGAAATCCGCAAGTAGTTAAATTACATGTGACATTTCAATAGTAAACGTTATTACAATGTATAAGCGATTCGTATCAATCCATCATTCCATTGTGAAACTTTCAGATCATATTTATTGCTAGTTAAATGTATATCCATAAATACGCAGCGTACGTTGCGTTCAAGCAAGAGGTTCTCATTAAAAAAGAGATGAAGCACGTTTAGGGTTTGTCAATTATATGAgatatttttcgaatattttatattatttaagaatcaagaaccattttttacttataatatcatggtttttaaaatgtttctttcgtattaaacgataaatttatatataatatttttcgtgtTCAGTCCATTGAATACCCGTAGGAGGTACTATGACGTCTTCGTATACCAAatgttaatattcttaaattgtaTTACCTCAACACtactttcttaatttatattagcatTATTCGAcatatgttgttttaatattacttaggaacgtttttatctaataaatatatcgatatttcaCTTACTCCAAATAACCGATACCCCAGGAGATCCGTTTCCTTTTACGTCAACTTCGTTaagattgttaattatttgttataagcaATTTATTAGCTATTTATTGCTCGGCAAGATTAAATAAGCCGTCCTGAGTTTAATGGAAACTTTATCGACAATCGATGTTTAAAATAGCATCTTTACACAAACATTTGTTTGCAATACTAACAGATCCATGTAGTTTTGCTCACCGTtatcttgaataaaattgattgttaGTTATgctataacaaaataaagttttattattaaagattaatcAGCATATGTAATTACAGAAATTAAGGGGTTTAACATCTTCTCCCATTAATAGTAGTTGATAATGTTAAGAATGGCTCAAGTTCGTGGCAGCCATTAAACGCCAccacttaaaactaaaattgaaccaaagttatataaaaaaagcaggCAGAAGTAGCAATTATTGTATATAGTGCTATAGTAAGCGATTAGCGGTGATTTGTGGTGAGAAAACTGCAGTCCTTGACTAATGCAAGTGATCCGTGTGCGACGAGACTGATATTTACTAAGCCGGACATTGCACGATGGCCGATGAGGAAGTCGTTATcatgaaattttttattttcattgtatagGTCATAAAATAGGAATCAAAAAATGTAATCTAAATgtactaaatttattaacaagCACTATAATAACGCTATATGTTTAATCAACAAATAGCGTTATTATAGTGCTCgcatatatatagaatataaattcttaaaagcATCTTAAAGGCCTTTTAGATATGGGTGACTTGGGTTCTTTATGAAATAACGAAGGCATTCAAGGCAcagaaattaattgatataaaaccaGTTGGAATAAGTTTTGtctagacaaataaataatagaatcgGAATAATATATCGTAATTACAATGGAAAATGTTCTTTTAAGGTAATTAGGTCAAAACTGTACTTGAACTACATTTATATGCAATACTATTAATTAACTGATGATTTAATGACctcgatattataatatttttaattatatttttgttttttttttgacttgTTATCGTAGTAGGTagctgttatattaaaattttcttttcccGGTAAATTAAAGACGATGCAAATCATTTCTACCTCTTAATATcacataattaaatacactttCAAAGTATAGGTAAACAAAGTCAAAGGTAACTTTGTCATAAGCCTTCGTCGTGGTTAACAGTGCCATGACTTTGTTAAGTTATTCACAGaacttttagaatatttttgagATGAATGTATTTGGGAATGTATAGAGGATGAAAGGCAAGCTTAGTTTAGAGGTCAGTTATTTATTCCATTGTTATGTTTCTGATAGCTGGCTCTGCTTTCGGAGGATCAGCCAACCGAAGCAAAGAAAGTAACTGACATATTGCGTAAAACTATTactacttcatattttttttaagctttctGGTCTGAGAGACTTCTAAGGAATTTCTAAGTAGAAGCAGCTGCAAAAGACCAGATATTTACTATGGTTATTACACGTATTCCGGTTCAATTATAACCCAAATATCACAATATCTACAAAACATGATGTTACAGCACACCATTATGTCTAAACCAAACTGAATTATTAACTTCTATGTCAATAGTTGATCCTTCTTGTTATCGCATCGATTTGATTACGATGAAGTGACAAATTGCTAGAGGAATTTGTCCTCAGCTATGTTTTCTGTTgcatgtatatatagatatcatttataatatataatgagaaaGTTTAATGTGTATAaatcgtattatataataaacttgctTCAGATAAGCGACCTCCTTTGTAAGTACTAAAGCTTCATCAAGCAGGAGCATCTCACCACAACATTCTCATGTAAACATCCCTTTATGTGGCAAATTCCTTacatgtaacaatttttttataccgcGTGTTCAATGTTTagactataattttataaattatgtcgtTTAGTAGTTGAAGTGtatatacaagtattttttgtatgtgaGCTTTATTCCATGCAGCAATGAATATTTCGTTAATAGGATCCAATTGAGCATGTATATTTTTAGCCATTTTTATTCTTGTGACTAAATAAACCTCAGCTATATAACTTTCAGGATGATAACAATCACACGCAgacatatatatagtaataaggGTAAGGAATTAtaaagatgaattattaaatattttcttcttatCAGTCCttattattttcacatattataattagagcttaaatatataacattagaaCGAGATTCCAACTTTTTTTACCAAACAAtcattcaaacaatattttatatctttactttaacatttatagaTCTTTTGACTGCTAAATAGTTTGATGACATCTAGCAGGAGCTAATGTCAGGCAAACTGCCTTGGCAATGGTTCTTCCAGCCGTACCAAGCGTTGAAACCGTGACGTTTGAAAATTTTCTTGGCACAAGTAGCGGCTTTCGTTATGTCGTCTACCAGAAgatctgaaatataaaaatacataacattataagtatttttgaaatgatttaatACAGAAATCTGATCAATTTGAGTCATTTTGTATACTTTAGTATagcttagaatataatattacccGAGCAAGTTACGTTGCAATCCTTTCCAGGCGTGCTGGTGTTGCTGCACCAGTATTTGTCGTTGATCTGGAACAGTCCATAGTCCCTCGAACCATTCTTATTCACTTTACCAATCTTGCTAGTTGTACGAGAGCTTTCGTTCTCTACAAGGCAAACCCCTGAAACAAAGTAACggattaacaataatatttattttattatggaattattttgttttataatttttgtcataaaatcaAGTAtgcttatttatgttaaaaactgcgttttaatttacttttaagtttatataagttTTGCTTAACTACTTATTAATGCTAAGCTATAAcctaataattactataaaatagtcTTTCGGCATAGACCTTACTCTTACATAGACTTCTGACactagcattagcagcctgtaaatttcccactgctgggctaaaggcctcctctccctttgaggagaaggtttgagcatattccacgatgttttccttcaccgccgagcacgaaatgaattataaacacaaattaagcacatgaaaattcagtggtgcctgcctgggtttgaacccgaaatcatcggttaagatgcacgcgttctaaccacttgtcCATCTCAGCTTCTGAcactactactactaattactaatttactaatcaaagacaataatatttagacatagacaattttcctgcttgatatattcctaacaaaaataatttttcgaaaAGGAAGCTTATGTATCAGGCTACAAAGTAAGTGTGTCTagtaattaaagattattattggttaagtataaaaaaatatataacaataaacagtCACAATGCAATATGACCCCGACTTTAGATATCAGTTCATTGATAAGTGTTCACAGGCGATTGACTGAatgtgaattattataaatataattaatatagagatattataaaaatatatttaaacttcctacataaataaatgtatttaatatacagaTGATGGTTTTAAAACTTACAATCACGTAATTTGCCCTCTGGAAAACCGTGGTCTCGTAATTGATGAACCAGTTCACATCTCGTAAATTTTTTGCCTTCGCATTGCAATACTATTACCGCTATAGCGAACAATGCAAGTAAGCACTTCATTGTGTATAGATAgttcacaattatttttaagagtatTCACTCCAAATGCCTGGACGTGTTTGAGAGATTACAGGAAAATGACTGTTTTTATAGACGACGAACTCAACTTGATAATTCGCTACACGTACAAGGGGAATCCTTCTTATCGACGCGCCCGTTATGTATACAACATGCGAACCATCGGGCTGTTTTAATTgcattaataagataaaattttaagtgaaaCATACCTTTTGAGATTGTAAGAAATAATGCCCATGtggtttttttacattaatacagAGAGcttgcttttatatattaactgatGAGGAGTTAATACCAATGGCAATCTGATATGAGATGTTATTCTCATAACATCAGCACATTCATCAACATCACAGAAACTATCAAAAAAAATTTGTATAACCTGTTACggaaatgttttatgtataaataaatgtatgtattaccCGCGTCTTTTTATGTACAGATAAaggtttagtatatatatataagattaataaacTGTATTTGTGGTCAAACGGCTCAAAATGCAAATCCTGAGGTTCTTGAGTTCAATTTGCCGGTCGGGCTAAAAAGTTAAGGCAAGTGCGTAAGATAGATTGTCTTATGCTTAATGCATTTTTGTCGTATCGGATTATGAGTCGAGAAAATAGAAGTTTTATCAGTATTTGCGCACACTTGTCTCAGTTAGGAGCTCCTGAccattatatatactatattataaaatagttccaAAACTAtctctattaaattaatacggGATATTTTATCGCTCTGCTATTGGTGCAAGAGATCAATTATATTAGCTGCAATTAgcatagttttgtttttattactcgaattataaaaactttataattatagaacGAGATACAAGTCATTAAATATAGTCAGTCTATAATCGTTTAACCAAAAGATAAAAAGCAAGAAAGTCCTGTTTTGCCGTATCTTGCCGTATCCTTCCTACGAATCTTACTCTTACATAAAGCGTTCcgtacaaacaatttaaaaagaccaaataaatatatcatgatatgtaataaataataaaccttaAGAGCAGAAGAAGATGCCGTAATAAGCGTGTTTGTTTcctaactataaaaatattcctgTTTTAGATAAGTACAATCATTTGCATCAGCCGTagtggttattttaaaatcgacGAAGTATTGGAAATAGACTAACAATAAGATGATAGAAGAAGATGAAATAGAGAATGAGGTCTACgagtaagaaatatattgtattgtgataagtattattgttgatttttcTTAACGATAGAGTGAtaacgattatttatattagagttTTAAGTATATaccaataacaatttaaattagcaACTGTTTTTTACAGTATGTTTGCAGCAATTCCCTGGCCCTCATGTCACCAATTCAGGCTTTCtgacgaggtgttatacttttaatggaGTCTATTGTACTATGAatccaaaattataataattattcgtaaACTAACGATTTGCTAATTTGTTTAAAAGCATATTCTGGCTGAgtgttatcaaaaaatattttcagttatttcatatatttatttttcaatgaaccCTAAAAAGAGCGACTCTTAAACTggttgaatttataaaacaaataaaattatatttgaatatattgacATTTTCTGCTATAGACTTATAAAAATAGCCCATATATAGAGTAGCCCTATTGTGTAAGGGCACACACAAAACATACCGCAGAACTCGTTATTGAtatgtcagaaagtgatatgtgactttaggtaaatattataataagtatagtaACAATAAAAGCATACACGCATTTCACAGTGATAGTGAGTGCTTACAGAAGAGTTCTAGCAGGTACGATTTGTTAGCCTTATCTTCTTACCTAAACTCTATTCCAACCGTAAGAGAAAAAgacataaacaacatttgaaagCAAATTGACGCTatatcattggtcaagagcaagagcttgattaatctatgatattcactatggatttgcgaaacaATTGCGTTtggaacgtcgacgaaactgttatcggaattttggaaataaaattaaagtggaaataagtagttaagcgtATCAGTGTTACACTTGTAATACTGAGACTGCAGTCAAACATTGGAAACCTATTTAaaggtttatatttacatattgcaGTCTAGAAAAGCTCGGAGTCTGTATTATCCTTTGTTATTATCTtatgaaaatatgttatgtcaaaataaacacatattccGCTtaggatttattattaaaacgagtAGTTTtagaattgttataaataaaactgatgaTGATTCTAGTGGACAACGTCCACGTAAATGAAAGCGATCACAAAGGACGTTAATACGTTTCACGAGGCTTGACATGACAGAATGATACTCTAACAAGCTAATGATTTGGCGATTTGGTCTTAACAAAACGAGATAAGTAGATACCGAAAAGATTATTAtaggatatttaaataaaacaagatatattattgtattttaattacaaggGCAAGGACATTTTAATCGGTATTATCTTATAGAAAAATCGAAAATTCTACTAACTCCATGAATTTTTACCGTCTCATATTTATGAttagatattattatcattttttgaACAAAACTTTAacggaatatttatattttattacattttctatactgtttaaatactataaaaacgtATAACTAATGTTGTGGTCACTAGCATAGACATGTCTTCTTAATAATACCTTAAAAGCATTTATCTTGAgtattttgctttattttgtgttaaaagCTTATCTTCACTTCTATGTTTGTACATATTAaacttataactattattacatTTTGCTGACAGCCCAATTGAGTCTATCAGAACCTACAAGTGAAcattattacgaaataaaaaaatatgtacaaatttatCATGTGAGATATATGAGTCATGATGTTTTTGTAACGCAGTCTCCGAGCCGGGACTTCACTGTTAAAGATTTGCTCACTTGTCATTGATCGAGGATATCTGTCTTACTAAAACACACAATGGGCTttgaattgatataaaaattaaatgtttatttttccttattatAACAGCAATGACATTGCGGTTgacttaatataattgtaataataaataatatgcattcataactatagaaataaatataattgtgtactttttactaaatgcatactGACAGTTTTTTCGGTATTTAGAGTAAAAAACAGTTAGACCGACTTTGATGGGACTTTCGCTAACAGATCACTAGTGTAACTTaggtatcttttatttaaaaataattagtgattcgcacaaaaaaaaactatagtcaTTATTAATAGATCCGATTCAACTTCCACCCGGAAGAAGCCGCAGGTAATAGCCAGCTTAAAATAATACccctattttaatatactttagtccaatgaatttaaataaacgatgaTTAACATACAAACTCGGCAATGGaactattctataataaaatactccatatttattttttttatttattggaaaagttacaccatcaacatatcactaagcacttaaaattaatatctgttgggtaacatacaaaatgatacgtcattaaaggtgtaaacaacatccatataaacataattataatatatgatgcgCTCCAAATTTTTTCCCACTGCAAGCtagtatataagttatattactaCGTACAGAGTAGCTacgcatatatgtatatactttattattttatttttattatagctcGCCAACGAgtaggaggctcatctgatggaaagtcaTTTTCCACCGCCCATGAAAATACGCAATATTAGGCTTGCAGATTCGGTTTTTCCGAATTGATACGACTTGGAaaacttcaagaaaagagcgtacacatttcttaaaggccggcaacgctcCTGCAAGTCCTCTaatattgcagatgtccatgttGCAcgtatcacataaaaaaaagaaaatattaatattttttggagtAGTAATTAGGTTATATATACGTTACGTTTTATTGTAGGCTGGTACCGAGG is part of the Vanessa tameamea isolate UH-Manoa-2023 chromosome 10, ilVanTame1 primary haplotype, whole genome shotgun sequence genome and encodes:
- the LOC113392285 gene encoding lysozyme-like; its protein translation is MKCLLALFAIAVIVLQCEGKKFTRCELVHQLRDHGFPEGKLRDWVCLVENESSRTTSKIGKVNKNGSRDYGLFQINDKYWCSNTSTPGKDCNVTCSDLLVDDITKAATCAKKIFKRHGFNAWYGWKNHCQGSLPDISSC